The following coding sequences lie in one Anoplolepis gracilipes chromosome 4, ASM4749672v1, whole genome shotgun sequence genomic window:
- the Sas-4 gene encoding uncharacterized protein Sas-4 isoform X1, whose amino-acid sequence MDIEASIVERLQNLRQWQMEQQERLLKQQQMQREVLNHEQNRIYQALGSTIHDLNNFIENTENVHAIHEIDATEPIFDEASVLQCSAENSNNVFEMMDKGVSINANALCETYKDEQPKDSDHISAFVDKSKNSVKRYNSGILSQEEELSSDLLMEGIKPLSLNNVVSNRCVTIDDIPLPSPKKDFQTLLEEKLRRESEAISNACTDAKTKPKKPFLKKGQGLSRFKISKNSKESTTIRKQNTSLSSKESIDKSDKRKSTINKDIISKSPNNSVTSGKRQLSLKTVPLPRNKIRNKSEYITSNQQTAYNTSTPSKFVQEMNMSDIDSKTEKELEEVRIFELLEEKAENSSFCSTSSTVLAFLQQSTPFKIKRRLNAGSENDVVANTRQQNDERTSDTIEAESMSQRSTHIENLKPRIQHQFKHFGIHTRSHISTATIDPCSDTVTVNDMQEEIQKHLKIPNQSQNNKVRIDYLKNKDIALIAALSSESEEGDKESLARDSEADVNHRVRFSEYNEYRTIDLTDAANKSPLRNHLEQQDWNDHSIDSSDLSDVEEKPSLNDEKQMSPLKVMSNDEVTNTSRRSFLQEDITKNSYYYLTKSVNVPEEHSPNYESKSPAEYIYDSNEYTIMEEIIQTSDEEQSVSSSSSLLSDAHQGLNTHKRKEYIVKSESENITIEKIAKMHSNAEEIDFYHSSEDQINRTNCFGPELLKSRLLELEKEIDIFRKESAALLLQRRNLQEEQTILRKEYAEKERNFEENRKRVENQLEEEKKRLTRERIAMENRIRDAQEKARQNKIERQKAQSLQEQLEKLRDELNIRESRWNAAESRYKSELRVLRVEILKLKEEIATLRNIKKTNVRNIKKSTSGQMITKAINKINKRIIVVPSKELPAKLSQDLSDLSDVSTHDNDDNDEDKARNKSMESIVKTININDDVEQIENISVNNKVESKQAGTDSQPKCNKTTDKSIAKKKQYLYESLLKDATSDFLEDQNPVHIKQDMNESTGTQLQNAKNDGTSGRSSDKSHHKSTNENLGCTTACVANTTEISYGSREVNQNPSDKNDIRMQNECWMTLPEKSLNSPCPTSFRHRTSGTNSKDIVKQIQYSDGRIEYWYPNGNVKKVCPDRGITKMIYYNGDVRETNKDGKVKYFYATTRTWHTTTPEGLEILEFPDGQVEKRTSDGTVEVSFPDGAIRITQTDGTEKWSLPDGTVAQTFINGDKILTLPNGQREIHTKEHKRREYPDGTVKLVYTDGIQETRYSSGRKRLKDKDGNLLMDSYDN is encoded by the exons ATGGATATAGAAGCTTCCATAGTTGAGCGATTACAAAATCTAAGACAATGGCAAATGGAACAACAAGAAAGGCTATTGAAACAACAACAGATGCAAAGAGAGGTTTTAAACCATGAGCAGAATCGTATTTACCAAGCTCTTGGTTCGACTATACATGACCTTAATAACTTTATTGAAAATACGGAGAATGTACATGCTATCCATGAAATAGATGCAACAGAACCAATATTTGATGAAGCTTCAGTTCTTCAGTGCAGTGCAGAaaattcgaataatgtatttgAAATGATGGACAAAGGAGTATCAATAAATGCTAATGCATTGTGCGAAACTTATAAAGATGAACAACCTAAGGATTCAGATCATATTTCCGCATTTgttgataaaagtaaaaattctgtaaaacgTTATAATTCTGGTATATTATCGCAAGAAGAAGAATTAAGTAGCGACTTATTAATGGAAGGGATAAAACCACTATCATTGAATAATGTAGTTTCAAATAGATGTGTCACAATTGATGATATTCCTCTTCCTTCAcctaaaaaagattttcaaacaCTGTTGGAAGAGAAATTGAGAAGAGAGTCAGAAGCTATATCAAATGCGTGCACTGATGCAAAGACTAAACCAAAGAAACCATTCCTTAAGAAAGGGCAAGGACTTTCGAGATTCAAGATCTCTAAAAATTCAAAGGAATCAACAACTATCAGGAAACAAAACACGTCTTTATCTTCTAAAGAGAGTATTGATAAAAGTGATAAAAGGAAATCtactataaataaagatataatctcGAAATCTCCGAATAATTCTGTTACAAGTGGAAAGCGacaattaagtttaaaaactGTTCCATTACCAAGAAATAAGATCCGTAATAAATCTGAATATATTACTTCAAATCAACAAACTGCATATAATACTTCTACTCCATCAAAATTTGTGCAAGAAATGAATATGTCGGATATTGATTCTAAGACAGAAAAAGAATTGGAGGAGGTAAGGATATTTGAACTTTTAGAAGAAAAAGCGGAAAATTCTAGTTTTTGTTCAACATCGAGCACAGTACTTGCTTTTTTGCAGCAGTCCAcgccatttaaaataaagaggaGATTAAATGCAGGAAGTGAAAACGATGTCGTGGCGAATACGAGACAGCAAAATGACGAACGAACGAGCGATACAATTGAAGCGGAATCGATGTCTCAGCGATCTACgcatatagaaaatttaaaacccAGGATACAACATCAATTTAAACACTTTGGCATTCATACACGTTCTCATATTAGTACTGCCACCATCGATCCTTGCTCAGACACTGTAACTGTAAATGATATGCAAGAGGAAATAcagaaacatttaaaaatcccCAATCaatcacaaaataataaagtacgtatagattatttaaaaaataaggatATAGCTCTTATTGCTGCATTGTCATCAGAAAGCGAAGAGGGAGACAAGGAAAGTTTAGCGCGTGATAGTGAAGCGGATGTGAATCATCGCGTTAGATTTTCGGAATATAACGAATATAGAACTATAGATTTAACTGACGCGGCAAATAAATCTCCCTTGAGAAATCATCTCGAGCAACAAGATTGGAATGATCATTCCATTGATTCGTCAGATTTATCTGACGTCGAAGAGAAACCATCGTTAAATGATGAAAAACAAATGTCTCCCCTAAAAGTTATGAGCAATGATGAAGTAACTAATACCTCGAGACGATCGTTCTTACAGGAAGATATAacgaaaaattcatattattatttaacgaaaAGTGTAAATGTTCCCGAAGAACATTCTCCAAATTATGAAAGTAAATCACCAGccgaatatatatacgatagtaatgaatatacaataatggaagaaattattcaaacatcTGACGAAGAGCAATCCGTttcgtcgtcatcgtcattaTTGTCAGATGCTCATCAAGGACTGAATACGCACAAAAGGAAAGAATATATAGTGAAAAGTGAGTCAGAAAATATAACGATAGAAAAGATAGCAAAAATGCATTCGAATGCGGaagaaatcgatttttatcaTTCGTCCGAAGATCAGATAAATCGGACAAATTGTTTCGGACCAGAACTTTTGAAAAGTCGTTTATTAGAACTTGAGaaagaaattgatatatttcgaAAGGAAAGTGCAGCTCTGTTGCTTCAGCGTCGAAATCTACAAGAAGAGCAGACGATACTGCGTAAAGAATATgcagagaaggaaagaaatttCGAGGAGAACAGAAAAAGAGTAGAAAACCAAttagaggaagagaaaaaaagactgACACGTGAGAGGATAGCAATGGAGAATAGAATTCGCGATGCTCAAGAAAAGGCGaggcaaaataaaatagaaagacaGAAGGCGCAGAGCTTGCAAGAGCAGTTAGAAAAATTGAGAGACGAACTGAATATCAGAGAGAGTAGGTGGAATGCCGCCGAATCAAGATACAAAAGTGAGCTTCGCGTACTACgagtagaaattttaaaattgaaagaagagATCGCAACTCTACGgaacattaaaaaaacaaacgtCAGAAATATCAAGAAGAGTACAAGTGGACAAATGATTACAAAAgctatcaataaaattaataaacgtatCATCGTGGTTCCGTCCAAAGAGCTTCCAGCGAAGTTGTCGCAAGATTTGTCGGATTTATCGGATGTTTCTACTCACGACAATGATGATAACGACGAAGATAAAGCTAGAAATAAATCGATGGAATCGATTGTAAAAACGATTAATATAAACGACGATGTTGAACAAATAGAGAATAtatctgtaaataataaagtagaaTCTAAACAAGCCGGGACTGATTCACAGCcaaaatgcaataaaacaaCGGATAAGAGTATCGCGAAGAAAAAGCAGTATTTATacgaaagtttattaaaagatgCAACATCCGATTTCTTGGAGGATCAAAATCCGGTTCATATTAAGCAAGATATGAATGAGTCAACAGGTACGCAATTGCAAAATGCGAAAAACGACGGAACATCAGGGAGAAGCAGTGATAAATCTCATCATAAGTCCACAAACGAGAACCTCGGATGTACAACGGCTTGTGTTGCGAATACAACAGAAATATCGTACGGATCACGCGAAGTGAATCAAAATCCGTCAGATAAAAACGATATAAGGATGCAAAATGAATGTTGGATGACATTGCCCGAAAAGAGTTTAAACTCTCCATGTCCCACCTCTTTTCGTCATCGGACTAGCGGAACGAATTCTAAGGATATCGTAAAACAGATTCAATATTCGGATGGACGTATAGAGTACTGGTATCCGAACGGTAATGTCAAGAAAGTCTGTCCCGACCGAGGAATcacaaaaatgatttattacaaTGGAGATGTTCGCGAGACTAACAAGGAtggaaaagtaaaatatttctacgcTACGACTCGAACATGGCATACGACAACTCCTGAAGGTTTGGAGATTTTAGAGTTTCCTGA cggTCAAGTGGAAAAGCGTACGTCCGATGGTACTGTTGAAGTGTCATTTCCGGACGGCGCTATACGAATAACACAAACAGATGGTACAGAGAAGTGGTCCTTGCCAGATGGGACAGTAGCACAAACTTTCATTAATGGCGATAAAATTCTGACTTTACCGAATGGTCAGAGAGAAATTCATACGAAAGAACATAAG aGACGAGAGTATCCCGATGGTACTGTGAAGCTAGTATATACGGATGGTATTCAAGAAACACGGTATTCCAGTGGAAGAAAACGATTAAAAGACAAAGATGGTAATCTTTTGATGGATTCgtacgataattaa
- the Sas-4 gene encoding uncharacterized protein Sas-4 isoform X2, whose product MDIEASIVERLQNLRQWQMEQQERLLKQQQMQREVLNHEQNRIYQALGSTIHDLNNFIENTENVHAIHEIDATEPIFDEASVLQCSAENSNNVFEMMDKGVSINANALCETYKDEQPKDSDHISAFVDKSKNSVKRYNSGILSQEEELSSDLLMEGIKPLSLNNVVSNRCVTIDDIPLPSPKKDFQTLLEEKLRRESEAISNACTDAKTKPKKPFLKKGQGLSRFKISKNSKESTTIRKQNTSLSSKESIDKSDKRKSTINKDIISKSPNNSVTSGKRQLSLKTVPLPRNKIRNKSEYITSNQQTAYNTSTPSKFVQEMNMSDIDSKTEKELEEQSTPFKIKRRLNAGSENDVVANTRQQNDERTSDTIEAESMSQRSTHIENLKPRIQHQFKHFGIHTRSHISTATIDPCSDTVTVNDMQEEIQKHLKIPNQSQNNKVRIDYLKNKDIALIAALSSESEEGDKESLARDSEADVNHRVRFSEYNEYRTIDLTDAANKSPLRNHLEQQDWNDHSIDSSDLSDVEEKPSLNDEKQMSPLKVMSNDEVTNTSRRSFLQEDITKNSYYYLTKSVNVPEEHSPNYESKSPAEYIYDSNEYTIMEEIIQTSDEEQSVSSSSSLLSDAHQGLNTHKRKEYIVKSESENITIEKIAKMHSNAEEIDFYHSSEDQINRTNCFGPELLKSRLLELEKEIDIFRKESAALLLQRRNLQEEQTILRKEYAEKERNFEENRKRVENQLEEEKKRLTRERIAMENRIRDAQEKARQNKIERQKAQSLQEQLEKLRDELNIRESRWNAAESRYKSELRVLRVEILKLKEEIATLRNIKKTNVRNIKKSTSGQMITKAINKINKRIIVVPSKELPAKLSQDLSDLSDVSTHDNDDNDEDKARNKSMESIVKTININDDVEQIENISVNNKVESKQAGTDSQPKCNKTTDKSIAKKKQYLYESLLKDATSDFLEDQNPVHIKQDMNESTGTQLQNAKNDGTSGRSSDKSHHKSTNENLGCTTACVANTTEISYGSREVNQNPSDKNDIRMQNECWMTLPEKSLNSPCPTSFRHRTSGTNSKDIVKQIQYSDGRIEYWYPNGNVKKVCPDRGITKMIYYNGDVRETNKDGKVKYFYATTRTWHTTTPEGLEILEFPDGQVEKRTSDGTVEVSFPDGAIRITQTDGTEKWSLPDGTVAQTFINGDKILTLPNGQREIHTKEHKRREYPDGTVKLVYTDGIQETRYSSGRKRLKDKDGNLLMDSYDN is encoded by the exons ATGGATATAGAAGCTTCCATAGTTGAGCGATTACAAAATCTAAGACAATGGCAAATGGAACAACAAGAAAGGCTATTGAAACAACAACAGATGCAAAGAGAGGTTTTAAACCATGAGCAGAATCGTATTTACCAAGCTCTTGGTTCGACTATACATGACCTTAATAACTTTATTGAAAATACGGAGAATGTACATGCTATCCATGAAATAGATGCAACAGAACCAATATTTGATGAAGCTTCAGTTCTTCAGTGCAGTGCAGAaaattcgaataatgtatttgAAATGATGGACAAAGGAGTATCAATAAATGCTAATGCATTGTGCGAAACTTATAAAGATGAACAACCTAAGGATTCAGATCATATTTCCGCATTTgttgataaaagtaaaaattctgtaaaacgTTATAATTCTGGTATATTATCGCAAGAAGAAGAATTAAGTAGCGACTTATTAATGGAAGGGATAAAACCACTATCATTGAATAATGTAGTTTCAAATAGATGTGTCACAATTGATGATATTCCTCTTCCTTCAcctaaaaaagattttcaaacaCTGTTGGAAGAGAAATTGAGAAGAGAGTCAGAAGCTATATCAAATGCGTGCACTGATGCAAAGACTAAACCAAAGAAACCATTCCTTAAGAAAGGGCAAGGACTTTCGAGATTCAAGATCTCTAAAAATTCAAAGGAATCAACAACTATCAGGAAACAAAACACGTCTTTATCTTCTAAAGAGAGTATTGATAAAAGTGATAAAAGGAAATCtactataaataaagatataatctcGAAATCTCCGAATAATTCTGTTACAAGTGGAAAGCGacaattaagtttaaaaactGTTCCATTACCAAGAAATAAGATCCGTAATAAATCTGAATATATTACTTCAAATCAACAAACTGCATATAATACTTCTACTCCATCAAAATTTGTGCAAGAAATGAATATGTCGGATATTGATTCTAAGACAGAAAAAGAATTGGAGGAG CAGTCCAcgccatttaaaataaagaggaGATTAAATGCAGGAAGTGAAAACGATGTCGTGGCGAATACGAGACAGCAAAATGACGAACGAACGAGCGATACAATTGAAGCGGAATCGATGTCTCAGCGATCTACgcatatagaaaatttaaaacccAGGATACAACATCAATTTAAACACTTTGGCATTCATACACGTTCTCATATTAGTACTGCCACCATCGATCCTTGCTCAGACACTGTAACTGTAAATGATATGCAAGAGGAAATAcagaaacatttaaaaatcccCAATCaatcacaaaataataaagtacgtatagattatttaaaaaataaggatATAGCTCTTATTGCTGCATTGTCATCAGAAAGCGAAGAGGGAGACAAGGAAAGTTTAGCGCGTGATAGTGAAGCGGATGTGAATCATCGCGTTAGATTTTCGGAATATAACGAATATAGAACTATAGATTTAACTGACGCGGCAAATAAATCTCCCTTGAGAAATCATCTCGAGCAACAAGATTGGAATGATCATTCCATTGATTCGTCAGATTTATCTGACGTCGAAGAGAAACCATCGTTAAATGATGAAAAACAAATGTCTCCCCTAAAAGTTATGAGCAATGATGAAGTAACTAATACCTCGAGACGATCGTTCTTACAGGAAGATATAacgaaaaattcatattattatttaacgaaaAGTGTAAATGTTCCCGAAGAACATTCTCCAAATTATGAAAGTAAATCACCAGccgaatatatatacgatagtaatgaatatacaataatggaagaaattattcaaacatcTGACGAAGAGCAATCCGTttcgtcgtcatcgtcattaTTGTCAGATGCTCATCAAGGACTGAATACGCACAAAAGGAAAGAATATATAGTGAAAAGTGAGTCAGAAAATATAACGATAGAAAAGATAGCAAAAATGCATTCGAATGCGGaagaaatcgatttttatcaTTCGTCCGAAGATCAGATAAATCGGACAAATTGTTTCGGACCAGAACTTTTGAAAAGTCGTTTATTAGAACTTGAGaaagaaattgatatatttcgaAAGGAAAGTGCAGCTCTGTTGCTTCAGCGTCGAAATCTACAAGAAGAGCAGACGATACTGCGTAAAGAATATgcagagaaggaaagaaatttCGAGGAGAACAGAAAAAGAGTAGAAAACCAAttagaggaagagaaaaaaagactgACACGTGAGAGGATAGCAATGGAGAATAGAATTCGCGATGCTCAAGAAAAGGCGaggcaaaataaaatagaaagacaGAAGGCGCAGAGCTTGCAAGAGCAGTTAGAAAAATTGAGAGACGAACTGAATATCAGAGAGAGTAGGTGGAATGCCGCCGAATCAAGATACAAAAGTGAGCTTCGCGTACTACgagtagaaattttaaaattgaaagaagagATCGCAACTCTACGgaacattaaaaaaacaaacgtCAGAAATATCAAGAAGAGTACAAGTGGACAAATGATTACAAAAgctatcaataaaattaataaacgtatCATCGTGGTTCCGTCCAAAGAGCTTCCAGCGAAGTTGTCGCAAGATTTGTCGGATTTATCGGATGTTTCTACTCACGACAATGATGATAACGACGAAGATAAAGCTAGAAATAAATCGATGGAATCGATTGTAAAAACGATTAATATAAACGACGATGTTGAACAAATAGAGAATAtatctgtaaataataaagtagaaTCTAAACAAGCCGGGACTGATTCACAGCcaaaatgcaataaaacaaCGGATAAGAGTATCGCGAAGAAAAAGCAGTATTTATacgaaagtttattaaaagatgCAACATCCGATTTCTTGGAGGATCAAAATCCGGTTCATATTAAGCAAGATATGAATGAGTCAACAGGTACGCAATTGCAAAATGCGAAAAACGACGGAACATCAGGGAGAAGCAGTGATAAATCTCATCATAAGTCCACAAACGAGAACCTCGGATGTACAACGGCTTGTGTTGCGAATACAACAGAAATATCGTACGGATCACGCGAAGTGAATCAAAATCCGTCAGATAAAAACGATATAAGGATGCAAAATGAATGTTGGATGACATTGCCCGAAAAGAGTTTAAACTCTCCATGTCCCACCTCTTTTCGTCATCGGACTAGCGGAACGAATTCTAAGGATATCGTAAAACAGATTCAATATTCGGATGGACGTATAGAGTACTGGTATCCGAACGGTAATGTCAAGAAAGTCTGTCCCGACCGAGGAATcacaaaaatgatttattacaaTGGAGATGTTCGCGAGACTAACAAGGAtggaaaagtaaaatatttctacgcTACGACTCGAACATGGCATACGACAACTCCTGAAGGTTTGGAGATTTTAGAGTTTCCTGA cggTCAAGTGGAAAAGCGTACGTCCGATGGTACTGTTGAAGTGTCATTTCCGGACGGCGCTATACGAATAACACAAACAGATGGTACAGAGAAGTGGTCCTTGCCAGATGGGACAGTAGCACAAACTTTCATTAATGGCGATAAAATTCTGACTTTACCGAATGGTCAGAGAGAAATTCATACGAAAGAACATAAG aGACGAGAGTATCCCGATGGTACTGTGAAGCTAGTATATACGGATGGTATTCAAGAAACACGGTATTCCAGTGGAAGAAAACGATTAAAAGACAAAGATGGTAATCTTTTGATGGATTCgtacgataattaa
- the LOC140664888 gene encoding protein zer-1 homolog, which yields MAELDDLFHTDQYVGPERLTDLCFKLICENLDIISTKGRRGHRILRKGITFPSEICDKIIEYAQHSEATEDDDCFFSIFKNLTATRLKHVKISNCSLTDVSVNTLVKHKLHDLELTDCSNVTELCIEYINDNSENLHNLAFHGTSMVVPSSLNAADSSIDYYKRGYVFKTPNLRRLALGYVGIPASEYAVLLKGLIHLTHLDLSNNFDIGTFHFHSLVPNLVSLTLYNVKINTNPKSFVKNICQLKNLRHLDISQSNYKHGQFDEPNKILCDLVNGLPQLVSLDIGGTNLAGRGVAERPIDTKIEDSKISQLSDIPGLASRMNKPLQFLGLYGTAHGACRRHDIPAKIVAGDANEDQILIAAHVCMDNKQELLQKVLSDLYHVFRYENCHRMDQALCTVLEAMEKHPAEKHIQISGSATLFYIVKMKEKGELVARMKRRIISTLLAGMSVHRDEETMMRNGCLALCQFRIPQDVMSNYEALVKVLLHSAKHAEPESFVQRIGIYLLNSLACQVEGKEKRLLGKLGCVKTMLELVEYRIEHDTFDDVLEVAWSTMWNMTDETSVNCQRFLDEKGMALFLQCVKQFPSKEELLRNMMGLLGNVAEVEYLRIHLMQEQYVTVFARLLLSNNDGIEVPYNAAGILAHMASDGLEAWTIEKPTRNEVLKYMVQAIESWDLNAERNINYRSFGPLLRLLDVYHTSPCQHWAAWALANLTKVYPFKYCALVVKEGGMEKLHAVIADPRPYERIKELANLVIENCYQYETHSDDVNGSNSAADPEYSLDG from the exons ATGGCTGAGCTGGATGACTTATTTCATACGGATCAATATGTAGGCCCGGAACGTCTCACCGATTTGTGTTTCAAGCTGATCTGCGAGAATCTCGACATAATCTCGACAAAAGGAAGACGCGGTCATCGGATATTACGAAAAGGAATAACCTTTCCGAGCGAGATATGCGACAAGATTATCGAATATGCGCAACACAGCGAGGCGACCGAAGACGACGATTGTTTCTTCtcgattttcaaaaatttaacagCGACCCGCCTGAAACATGTTAAAATCTCCAATTGCAGCTTGACCGATGTCTCGGTCAATACGCTGGTCAAACACAAACTCCACGACTTAGAACTTACAGATTGTAGTAATGTAACGGAACTTTGTATCGAGTATATTAATGACAATTCAGAGAATTTGCACAATTTAGCGTTTCATGGAACTTCAATGGTTGTACCGTCAAGTTTGAATGCAg CTGATTCATCTATCGATTACTATAAACGAggatatgtttttaaaacgCCAAATTTAAGACGATTAGCATTAGGATATGTAGGAATACCTGCGTCAGAATATGCTGTGCTTCTAAAAGGATTAATCCATCTGACGCATTTGGAtctatctaataattttgacattgGTACTTTTCACTTTCATTCTTTGGTACCAAATTTAGTGTCTTTAACTTTATACAATGTCAAAATCAATACCAATCCAAAGTCTTTTGTTAAAAACATCTGTCAGTTGAAGAATTTAAG gcATTTGGATATTTCACAATCAAATTATAAGCACGGACAGTTTGATGAGCCcaataagattttatgtgATTTAGTGAATGGTTTACCTCAGTTGGTATCTTTAGATATCGGCGGCACAAATCTTGCGGGTAGAGGCGTAGCCGAACGTCCTATTGATACGAAAATTGAGGATTCCAAAATTAGTCAGCTCTCTGACATACCAGGTCTTGCGTCCAGAATGAATAAACCATTACAATTTTTAGGACTTTATGGTACTGCTCATGGTGCTTGCAGGAGACATGACATACCGGCAAAAATA GTGGCTGGTGATGCAAACGAAGATCAAATATTGATTGCAGCTCACGTTTGCATGGACAATAAACAGGAATTATTACAAAAGGTATTGAGCGATTTGTATCATGTATTTAGGTATGAAAATTGTCATAGAATGGATCAAGCGCTATGTACAGTCTTGGAAGCAATGGAAAAGCATCCAGCTGAGAAGCATATACAGATATCAGGAAg TgctacattattttacatagtaaaaatgaaggaaaaaggTGAACTAGTAGCGCGAATGAAGAGGAGGATTATCAGTACCTTACTAGCCGGTATGAGCGTACACAGAGACGAGGAGACTATGATGAGGAACGGTTGTTTGGCGTTGTGTCAATTCCGCATACCACAAGATGtg ATGTCGAATTACGAAGCGTTGGTGAAGGTTCTTTTACATTCAGCCAAACATGCGGAACCAGAGAGTTTTGTTCAAAGAATCGgcatatatctattaaattctTTGGCTTGTCAAGTGGAAGGTAAAGAGAAGAGACTACTCGGCAAACTAGGTTGCGTTAAGACTATGTTAGAATTGGTCGAATATAGGATAGAACATGACACATTTGACGACGTATTAGAAGTCGCGTGGTCAACTATGTGGAATATGACGGACGAAACGTCTGTAAATTGCCAACGATTCTTAGATGAAAAAGGCATGGCGCTTTTTCTTCAATGTGTAAAG CAATTTCCAAGTAAGGAagaattattgagaaatatgATGGGTTTACTCGGCAATGTGGCGGAAGTTGAATACCTTCGAATTCATCTTATGCAGGAACAATATGTAACTGTCTTTGCCAGGCTGTTACTCTCTAATAACGATGGAATTGAG GTTCCGTATAACGCTGCTGGTATATTGGCACATATGGCATCCGATGGCCTTGAAGCTTGGACGATAGAAAAACCAACTCGCAACGAGGTCCTTAAATACATGGTACAAGCCATCGAAAGTTGGGATTTAAATGCAGAACGTAATATCAATTATCGCTCGTTTGGACCATTATTGCGTCTATTGGATGTCTATCATACTTCTCCGTGTCAACATTGGGCTGCCTGGGCTCTCGCCAATCTCACCAAAGTATATC CATTCAAATATTGTGCATTGGTAGTAAAAGAAGGAGGAATGGAGAAACTGCATGCAGTGATAGCTGATCCCAGACCGTACGAACGTATAAAAGAACTCGCAAATTTAGTCATTGAAAATTGCTATCAATACGAGACTCATTCGGACGATGTAAACGGTTCTAATTCAGCCGCAGATCCGGAATATAGTCTCGatggttaa